One window of the Pyrus communis chromosome 17, drPyrComm1.1, whole genome shotgun sequence genome contains the following:
- the LOC137723389 gene encoding GDSL esterase/lipase LTL1-like isoform X1, producing MHTIFVSWVVLGLLAACAGRQAEARAFFVFGDSLVDNGNNDYLATTARADSYPYGIDYPTHRPTGRFSNGLNIPDLISEQIGSEPTLPYLSPQLTGQNLLVGANFASAGIGILNDTGIQFLNIIRIYKQLEYFQQYQTRVSALVGPEQAQRLVNEALILITLGGNDFVNNYYLLPFSARSRQFSLPDYVVYLISEYRKVLERLYELGARKVLVTGTGPLGCVPAELALHSRNGECAVELQRAASLFNPQLVDMINSLNSQFGSDAFVAANAYEMNMDFVSDPQAYGFVTSKIACCGQGPYNGIGLCTIASNLCPNRDLYAFWDPFHPSEKANRIIVQKIFTGSNKYMNPMNLSTILALDTKT from the exons ATGCAtaccatttttgtttcttgggtTGTTCTAGGTCTGCTTGCTGCTTGTGCTGGCCGTCAAGCAGAGGCACGGGCTTTTTTTGTGTTTGGAGATTCGTTGGTGGACAACGGAAACAACGACTACTTGGCCACCACTGCCAGGGCCGACTCCTACCCTTACGGCATAGATTATCCTACTCACCGACCCACCGGTCGTTTCTCGAATGGCCTTAACATACCAGATCTTATCA gTGAGCAAATTGGCTCAGAACCCACGTTGCCCTACTTGAGCCCACAACTCACTGGACAAAACCTACTTGTTGGTGCCAACTTTGCTTCTGCCGGGATTGGAATTCTCAACGACACTGGAATCCAATTT CTCAACATAATCCGAATCTACAAACAGTTGGAATACTTTCAGCAATACCAGACCAGAGTGAGTGCTTTAGTTGGACCTGAGCAGGCTCAACGACTTGTCAACGAAGCACTTATTCTGATTACCCTCGGAGGCAATGATTTTGTCAACAACTACTACTTGTTGCCCTTCTCTGCTAGATCTCGCCAATTCTCTCTCCCGGACTATGTTGTCTACCTTATCTCCGAGTACCGCAAAGTTCTAGAG AGGCTGTATGAATTAGGAGCTCGTAAGGTTTTGGTGACAGGCACAGGGCCACTAGGGTGTGTTCCTGCAGAGTTGGCTCTGCACAGCAGAAACGGCGAATGCGCAGTGGAGCTGCAGCGAGCGGCTTCCTTGTTCAACCCGCAACTAGTCGATATGATCAACAGCCTGAATAGCCAATTTGGCTCAGATGCATTTGTTGCTGCAAATGCATATGAAATGAACATGGATTTTGTCTCCGATCCTCAAGCTTATG GCTTTGTTACGTCAAAGATAGCTTGCTGTGGCCAAGGACCCTACAATGGGATTGGACTCTGCACAATTGCCTCCAACTTGTGCCCAAACAGAGATTTGTACGCGTTTTGGGATCCTTTCCATCCTTCTGAGAAGGCAAACAGAATTATTGTGCAGAAAATCTTTACCGGGTCCAACAAGTACATGAATCCAATGAACCTCAGCACTATTTTGGCCTTGGACACTAAGACCTAG
- the LOC137723389 gene encoding GDSL esterase/lipase LTL1-like isoform X2 codes for MHTIFVSWVVLGLLAACAGRQAEARAFFVFGDSLVDNGNNDYLATTARADSYPYGIDYPTHRPTGRFSNGLNIPDLISEQIGSEPTLPYLSPQLTGQNLLVGANFASAGIGILNDTGIQFLNIIRIYKQLEYFQQYQTRVSALVGPEQAQRLVNEALILITLGGNDFVNNYYLLPFSARSRQFSLPDYVVYLISEYRKVLERLYELGARKVLVTGTGPLGCVPAELALHSRNGECAVELQRAASLFNPQLVDMINSLNSQFGSDAFVAANAYEMNMDFVSDPQAYGALLWPRTLQWDWTLHNCLQLVPKQRFVRVLGSFPSF; via the exons ATGCAtaccatttttgtttcttgggtTGTTCTAGGTCTGCTTGCTGCTTGTGCTGGCCGTCAAGCAGAGGCACGGGCTTTTTTTGTGTTTGGAGATTCGTTGGTGGACAACGGAAACAACGACTACTTGGCCACCACTGCCAGGGCCGACTCCTACCCTTACGGCATAGATTATCCTACTCACCGACCCACCGGTCGTTTCTCGAATGGCCTTAACATACCAGATCTTATCA gTGAGCAAATTGGCTCAGAACCCACGTTGCCCTACTTGAGCCCACAACTCACTGGACAAAACCTACTTGTTGGTGCCAACTTTGCTTCTGCCGGGATTGGAATTCTCAACGACACTGGAATCCAATTT CTCAACATAATCCGAATCTACAAACAGTTGGAATACTTTCAGCAATACCAGACCAGAGTGAGTGCTTTAGTTGGACCTGAGCAGGCTCAACGACTTGTCAACGAAGCACTTATTCTGATTACCCTCGGAGGCAATGATTTTGTCAACAACTACTACTTGTTGCCCTTCTCTGCTAGATCTCGCCAATTCTCTCTCCCGGACTATGTTGTCTACCTTATCTCCGAGTACCGCAAAGTTCTAGAG AGGCTGTATGAATTAGGAGCTCGTAAGGTTTTGGTGACAGGCACAGGGCCACTAGGGTGTGTTCCTGCAGAGTTGGCTCTGCACAGCAGAAACGGCGAATGCGCAGTGGAGCTGCAGCGAGCGGCTTCCTTGTTCAACCCGCAACTAGTCGATATGATCAACAGCCTGAATAGCCAATTTGGCTCAGATGCATTTGTTGCTGCAAATGCATATGAAATGAACATGGATTTTGTCTCCGATCCTCAAGCTTATGGTGC CTTGCTGTGGCCAAGGACCCTACAATGGGATTGGACTCTGCACAATTGCCTCCAACTTGTGCCCAAACAGAGATTTGTACGCGTTTTGGGATCCTTTCCATCCTTCTGA